In the genome of Pseudomonadota bacterium, the window ACAGATTTCAAAAGGAAGAGGATATCGTTCTCCTTTTCACAGTTTTAGGAAGGATTATGAATGAGTTCGGCGGTATCGGCAATATGGTGAAATTCTATTATGAAGGAGATGTGAGGAATGCCCTGTGGAGGGCAAGGGAACATCTTTTCGGTAGCAGTGATAAGCTCACATTCTTTTTTCCGAAACCATTACGCTCAAATCCTATGAAGCGATGGAACCTCTATCTCAGATGGATGGTGCGAAAAGATGAGATTGATGCAGGATTATGGGAATTTATAGATAAAAAAGATTTAATCATACCTCTCGATACCCATGTTTTCAAGATAGCCAACTGTATGGGGTGGATAGAGTATAATACCCCTTCATATAAGGCCGCCTCCGAGATCACAAAGACTCTGAAAATGTTTTCTCCTGAAGATCCCCTGAAATACGATTTTTTCCTGTGCCACGGGGTGGGCATAGGTGCCGGATGTACCGGTAAAAGAATGCCTGAATGCGAGAACAAGTGTGTTTTAGTAGCCAGGGATACTCAGTTTAAGTTAAACAAATATGAGGAGTTCATCAAGTGAAATTTAAGATTATCAGTCTTGGCTGCCCTAAAAATCTTACAGAATCGGAATATATTGCCCGGAAATTAGAAAACGCAGGACACGTGTTGACCGAAGAGTGCGATATTGTCATTGTGAATACCTGCGCTTTTATTGCCGATGCAGCGAAAGAGTCTATAGAGACCATACTTGAGGAGGCGTTACACAGTAAAAAGATTGTGGTAACGGGTTGCCTTGTTGAGCGTTACAAAGAAAAACTCCGCGAGTTATTACCGGAGGTTAACCTTTTTATAGGCAGAAATTTTTATACTGAAATCGAAACCATTATTAACGAAACATTCAATCCCCCCCAATTCCCCCCTTTAACAAAGGGGGGCAAGGGGGGATTTTCAGACAAAAAAGGCTTTTTTCTGAGGGAAGGTAAATTTGCGGAAACATTTCCGAGAAAGGTGCTCACCGGTAAGCCTTCAGCTTATCTGAAGATTCAGGAGGGTTGCGATAACAGGTGCAGTTACTGTTCTGTCCCGGATATCAGGGGTGGGCTTAGAAGCAGAACCCTTGAGGATATCAGAAAAGAGTTTGAATGGCTTTTAAAGAGCGGCTTTAGAGAGATCAATATCATAGGCCAGGACATTACTTCTTATGGAAGGCATGACGGCCTTAGTCTTGCACAATTGTTAAGGTATCTCCTTAAAATGGAAGGAGACTTTTTCTTGCGGCTTCTTTACATGCACCCGAAGGGCATAGACAGAGAACTGATAGATCTTATCAGGAGCGAGGAAAGGATTATCAAATATATGGATATACCCATCCAGCACTCTGAAGACAGCATTCTTGGTTTGATGAGAAGGGGTTACAGTAAAGCAGACCTTGAGACCCTCATATATACAATCAGGAGCGCTATGTCTGAAGCGGTATTGAGGACTACTGTCATTGTCGGTTTTCCCGGTGAAACTGACGAAGATTTTGCACATTTATGTGATTTCATAAAGAGATGGGAATTTGATATGCTCGGCGCTTTTATGTATTCAAGGGAAGAAGGCACCCCTGCATTCAAATTGAAGGGGCAGGTGAAGAAAGGCATAAAGCAGTCGAGATACAACAGGATCATGGAGATACAGAAAGAAATATCAAAAAAGAGGATGAAAATTCTTGAAGGAAAATCAGTGAAGGTTATCGTTGAAGGGAAAGGCGAGGGACATATGGTGGGGAGGCTTCTTACACAGGCCCCGGATATTGATGGCATAGCTTTTGTAAGTGGCGATTGCGCCATAGGAGAGATAAGAGACGGTAAAATAGTGAAAACCCTCGATTATGATGTTATAGTAGAAGTGTAAAAAGCACGAACAGCGCTTCGCAGGTCCAAAATAACAGGAGCAAACATATGGAACCGATTAATGAATTAATTGCTGTAAGAATGGAAAAGGAAAAATCGTTGAGGGAGCTTGGCATTGAGACATATCCTCAGGATAACGGGCCCTACATAACCACAGGAGATGTGGAAGAAAAATACAGTTCCTTTTCCCATGATGAACTGGAAAAAACAGAAGAGCATGTCTCTGTAGCGGGAAGGATTATGGCATTCAGGGATTTCGGAAAGAGCTTATTTATCCACATTCAGGACAGAAAAGGAAAAATTCAGGTCTATGCGAGAAAGGATATGCTCAAGTCACCTGAATACAGCATCTTTAAGAAATTTGATATATGTGACATAGTGGGTGTTGAAGGCAGGGTATTCAGGACAAAGACGGGGGAATTGACAATCCTTGCCGGCAACGTAAAGCTTCTCACAAAATCATTGCGTCCCCTCCCCGAGAAGTGGCACGGCCTGAAGGATGTGGAAGAACGGTACAGAAAGCGGTACCTTGACCTTATTGTGAATGAGCGGGTGAAAGATGTTTTTATAAGAAGGGCAAAGATTATCGAATACATCAGAAATTATTTTATAGATAAAGATTTCATTGAAGTAGAAACGCCGATGATGCATGTGATCCCGGGCGGTGCAGTGGCAAAGCCATTCATAACACACCATAATGCCCTGGGAATGGATCTTTACCTCAGGGTAGCCCCCGAGTTATACCTTAAAAGGTTGGTAGTGGGGGGGTTCGAGAGGGTTTTTGAGATAAACCGCAATTTCAGGAATGAAGGTATCTCTGTTCGCCATAATCCTGAATTTACCATGCTTGAATTTTATCAGGCTTACGCAACATTTGAAGACCTCATGGCCTTTACGGAAAATATGGCTTCGTCACTTGTAAAAGAACTTTTTGGTGGTTATAAAGTCACATATAATGGACAGGAAATAGATTTTTCAGTCCCCTGGCGGAGGATTACCATGGAGGAGGCGTTGAGAGAATTAGGCGGTTTTGATCTGACCCAGGTGGGTGGCGATATAGGGAAACTTGCCTCCTATGCAAAGGAACTTGAAATTGAAGGCGCTGAAAAAGAAACGAAGGGGAAGCTTATCACGAAGATATTTGAAGAGCTCTGCGAAAAGCAGTTAATACA includes:
- the rimO gene encoding 30S ribosomal protein S12 methylthiotransferase RimO: MKFKIISLGCPKNLTESEYIARKLENAGHVLTEECDIVIVNTCAFIADAAKESIETILEEALHSKKIVVTGCLVERYKEKLRELLPEVNLFIGRNFYTEIETIINETFNPPQFPPLTKGGKGGFSDKKGFFLREGKFAETFPRKVLTGKPSAYLKIQEGCDNRCSYCSVPDIRGGLRSRTLEDIRKEFEWLLKSGFREINIIGQDITSYGRHDGLSLAQLLRYLLKMEGDFFLRLLYMHPKGIDRELIDLIRSEERIIKYMDIPIQHSEDSILGLMRRGYSKADLETLIYTIRSAMSEAVLRTTVIVGFPGETDEDFAHLCDFIKRWEFDMLGAFMYSREEGTPAFKLKGQVKKGIKQSRYNRIMEIQKEISKKRMKILEGKSVKVIVEGKGEGHMVGRLLTQAPDIDGIAFVSGDCAIGEIRDGKIVKTLDYDVIVEV
- a CDS encoding TIGR02757 family protein, which translates into the protein MYNQEKANLAHLVNNDPVEFLYRYKDNRDKEIVGFLASQFAYGKIDIFKKFLEDLFGRMGSSPHLFIIKGDFTILKGLYYRFQKEEDIVLLFTVLGRIMNEFGGIGNMVKFYYEGDVRNALWRAREHLFGSSDKLTFFFPKPLRSNPMKRWNLYLRWMVRKDEIDAGLWEFIDKKDLIIPLDTHVFKIANCMGWIEYNTPSYKAASEITKTLKMFSPEDPLKYDFFLCHGVGIGAGCTGKRMPECENKCVLVARDTQFKLNKYEEFIK
- the lysS gene encoding lysine--tRNA ligase, whose amino-acid sequence is MEPINELIAVRMEKEKSLRELGIETYPQDNGPYITTGDVEEKYSSFSHDELEKTEEHVSVAGRIMAFRDFGKSLFIHIQDRKGKIQVYARKDMLKSPEYSIFKKFDICDIVGVEGRVFRTKTGELTILAGNVKLLTKSLRPLPEKWHGLKDVEERYRKRYLDLIVNERVKDVFIRRAKIIEYIRNYFIDKDFIEVETPMMHVIPGGAVAKPFITHHNALGMDLYLRVAPELYLKRLVVGGFERVFEINRNFRNEGISVRHNPEFTMLEFYQAYATFEDLMAFTENMASSLVKELFGGYKVTYNGQEIDFSVPWRRITMEEALRELGGFDLTQVGGDIGKLASYAKELEIEGAEKETKGKLITKIFEELCEKQLIQPTFITHYPVEVSPLAKRSKDNPDITERFELYISGMEIANGFNELNDPQDQRERFEEQIRAKEEGAMMDEDYITALEYGLPPTAGEGIGIDRLTMLLTDSPSIREVILFPLLRP